From the Apteryx mantelli isolate bAptMan1 chromosome 29, bAptMan1.hap1, whole genome shotgun sequence genome, the window CGAGAACACCATCTAGCCGCCCGTCCATGCCGCCGGCTCGCTTGTTTGGCGGCCTAAAcgaacctgtttttttttgtttgtttgggttttttttttaactaaaaaccAAGAGGTTTAACGAGACGGATAAAACCAAGGATCGTCCTGGCCCGGGAAGGATGGAAGCAGGGCATTCCAGCAGTGCAAGGACCGcgggctgcccgcggccgggagggatggaggcgaggagggggggagcgcggcggggacaccccccccccacgagAAGCCCTTTGAggatgtggttttttttctcttttttttcttttttttttcaataaaacacAATCACGACGGTTCGGGGAGCAGCCGTGACGCTCCAATCTCCTCCAGCCTGGCATCGCACCCGGCCCGGGGTGGTCGAACCGGGGGTGTTGCCGCCATCTCCCTCCGGGCTGGGTGAAGGCAGCTTCGTTAAGCGAAACGAAGGTGCCGTGAGGGTGATTTCTGCtcttctcccccccaaaaaaaaggggggggggaatcgaGGCAGCCCCAAatcagggccgggacctgccgGTTGCGGCGGCTGCGTGGCCCCGGgacacgcccccccccccggctgaaCCGGCCCCCGATGTCACCGGGGGTTTTAATAAACGTGTCTCCCGGTCTAACCGCCCCTCCTCGCCGGAGGTGACCCGGGGGGATCACCCGGGCACCGCGAGGCAACGGGGCCTTTgctcccggccgggccccgcctgAGGAAAGCGGATCCCTGAGGCCCTCCAGTCCCTTGCCCGCCCCTCGCTCCCGGTGGCGGTatcatggcggcggcggcagccccggtggCGGTATCATGGCGGCCGCCGCCCGTATCCTAGCAACGCCCGCCCCGCCCGACGGCATGGGGGCGTGGCCTAACGCGCagccctccccgcccccgccgcggtcCCATTGGCCCGCTCGCGGAGGGGGCGGGGACTCGGCGCCCGGGCTGTCACGCGGACGGCGCGGGGTCGCCGTGCGCCCGGAACAGGAGTGACGCGGCAGGTGACGCAGCGCGGGCAGCCGGGgatccccggcccccccccgggggatCCCCCCGTGCGGCCCCGGGATCCCCCCGTgagggaggggctggggggggctgctgcccccgGGGCGGGGCTGTGCGGgatcggggaggggggggttccCCGGGATCGGGGGTCCTGTGGGGTCTGGGACGATCCCTGGAATCGGGGGAATCCCCCGGGATCGGGGCTGTGCGGGATCACGGCGCCCCCTCGGATCGGTGCGGGGAGAATGGCCCTGGATCTGGGCTGTGTGGGATCGGGGAAGCAGGGGGGATCCCGCGGGAGCGGGGCCTGTGTGCGAGCAGGGGGGGAGATGCCGGGATCAGGGGGAATCCCCTGGAATCCAAGCTGTGCAGGTTTGGGGTGTCCCCCGGGACGAGGGGAAGATCCTCCAGGGTCAGGGCTCTATGGGATGAGAGGATCCCCTGGAATTGGGAGAACCCCAGAATCAGGGGGGATTGACCGGGATCTAGGTTGTGCAGGATTGGGTTGTTCCCTGGGAtcgggggagggaagggggatcCCCAGAGTGAGGGCCCTGTGGGATGAGGGAATCCCCTGGGATGGGGGAGAATCCCCAGGCTCTGATCTGTGTGGGATCAGAGGGGGGTCCCCCAGGACTGGGGGACTCTCCTGGGATCAGGGCTCTGTGGGATGAGGGGATCCCCTGGGATTGGGGAGAACCCCCAGAATCAGGGGGGATCACCTGGGATCTAGGTTGTGTGGGACTGGGTTGTTCCCTGGCATCAGGGGGGAAGGGGGATCCCCCAGGGTGAGGGCCCTGTGGGATGAGGGAATCCCCTGGGATGGGGGAGAACCCCCAGGCTCCGGTCTATGTGGGATTGGGGGAGGGAGGTCCCAGGATCAGGGGTGTCTCCCGGGATCAGGGGACAGCGCCTGGAATCTGAGCTGCACAGCCCAGAGCCCAGTGGATCCTGTGCAGgatttgggaggggggggagaatCCCTTGGGATTCAGTGGTCCAACCCCCATTCCCAGAGGCTCCATCCCCCCTGGCACCAGGGACCTGCTCGGCACCAGGATCCGCTCGGTCCCGGGATCcgcttgccctttcctccccccccaggCCACCCCCCAACCCCAAAGCCCCCCCCGGATGCAGGCGCTGGCCTGCGGCGCCCGTCCGGCCATCCGGCACCCGCCGCGAGGCTGCCGCGCCATGCGGCTGGTGCAGTTCCGGCGGGTGCCGGACGCCGAGCCCCGCCTGggcctggaggaagaggagggaagcgACGTGGTGGACCTGAGCGCCTGcgagccggggctgccccgcaccaTGCGCGCCTTCCTGGAGATGGGTGACACCGGGCTGGCCGCGGCCCGCAGGTGGGTGCCACCAtcctgtccccccccaccccgatccCGCGCCGGGGATGATCCGGCATGGGGCTGAGCCCTCCGTGCCGCGCAGGGCGCAGGAATCGGGCAGGCACCGGGTGCCGCGCGCCGAGGTGACGCTCCTGGCTCCTGTCACGGGCCCGGATAAGGTGATCTGCGTAGGGCTCAACTACAAGGATCACTGCCGGGAGCAGGGCGTCAAGATCCCGCAGGAACCCGTCATCTTCAGCAAGTTCCCCAGCGCCATCGCCGGCCCCTTCGACGACATCGCGCACCCGGCCGAGAGCGGCGTGCGTAGCGGCGCCGGCGAGGCCGAAGGCCCCGgccgccctccgctccccctccgaccttttccttctcccctcagGAGGTCGACTGGGAGGTGGAGCTGGCCTTCGTCATCGGGAAGAAGGGCAAGCGCatcgcggaggcggcggcgctggATCACGTCGCCGGCTTCACCGTCGCCAACGACGTCAGCGCCCGCGACTGGCAGATGAAGAGGAACGGGCGGCAGTGGCTGCTGGGGAAAACCTTCGACACCTTCTGTCCCCTGGGCCCGGCCCTGGTCACCAAGGACGCGGTGGCAGGTGAGACCAAGGATCCAGCGCCGGAGCCAAGGCGGGAtttttacgggggggggggggggggggggggggttgcagccgAACGGTTGCGTCCGCGAGTCCCGGCGGGGCTTGACGTCGCTCCCGCGTCCCGCAGACTTCGACAACCTCGGCCTCCGCTGCAGCGTCAACGGGGAGGTGGTGCAGAGCGGCAACACGAGCCAGCTCGTCTTCAAAGTGCCGCAGCTCGTCGCCTGGGTGTCGAGGtacaggcggcggcgcggggtcccgcgcggcgccggcggggttCGGCCCCTGCGGCTGACGCCAGCCCCGTTCGCCTGACGCTGGCCCCGTTCGCCCCCGTTCCCTTCCGCAGGTTCGTCACGCTGCTCCCCGGCGATGTCTTCCTCACGGGAACGCCGCCCGGCGTGGGGGTTTTCCGGAAACCACCCATGTTTCTCAAGGTGAGACACAGGGTTGGAGACGGAGGTGGTCGGAAAGCGGAGGTGGCCGGAAAGCTGAGCCAGCCGGAGAACCGAGCCGgctgcggggctcggcggggaggGAGAGCGGAGATTTTCCTCCCTCGCGGGTTAGATACTGCAAACCGCTCAGCACGGATTTGCCCCAAACCCCAACCGCTTTCCCAGTCCGGGTTCCCGGCGAGTCCCCGTGGGAGAGGACACCAAAACCACCCCCTGTGGCCGCTCTCTCTTGCACCCAATCCCCCCCCACCCAGCACCCTCGCGGCAGGGTGCTTGGGGCTCCCACGCCGACGGCGGGTCGCGGCGCGGAGGTTGCTCGGATGGGAAAGAACCGGGCGAAGCGAAACCCGGCGCCGCGAGCAGGTTCCCTGCTTCCTTGCAGAGAGGAGATGTGGTGCAGTGCGACATCGAGGAGCTGGGAACCATCCGGAACAAGGTGGTGTGAAGGCGCCGAGCCCGGCACCCGCTTCCCCGGCACCCGCTTCCCCGATGCCCTTAATAAAACCACGAGCCGAGTCGCCCGCTAACCTGCTCCCGGAGTCGCATTTATTGGCGCCTGCTCACGGCTCCGCGAACTGCCGGATGAAAGCTTCCAGCTTCTGCCGGTTTTCCCCGGAGCGGAAAGGCTCACCGAGGTGCaggaggggccccgcggggctcgtCACCTCCTTCAGCACctggcgaggaagaggagggtcaCGGCGAGGCAGCGTgaggcggcagcggggctggcagaGCCCGGCGGCGCTTACCCCCAGCTCCTTGAAGGTCCGCAGAGAGCTCAGGGCCAGGCTCCTGTTGGCACACgctggagggagagggaaaagccgGAGGGAAAAGCCGAAAGGAGCAGCCGGAGGGAGCAGCCGGCTCCTTGGCCGGCCGCGGCACCGCCGGCCTCCTGCCGCCCCGACTCACCGAAACCACCGTCCTCGGCCAAGAACCGCTGCAGCGCGTCCACAtaggctggctctggggagggaAAAGCCGGGCTTAGCACCGGCGGCTCCAACCCGGATGCCCACAAGCCTCCGGAGAGGGCACGGCCCCCCCacgggcctcagtttccccaaaaaGAACCAAGGCGAGCGGGGCTCATCTGGTTCCAGAAACGGTTGCCCAAAGTCGGCAAGCGGTTGCCGGGGGGAGAGGAGCCGCCGGTCTCGCTCCGACTGGGGACGGAAAGCGGCTCTGCTCGTGCCGGGAAGCTCCTACCGGATTGGGGCCAGCTGGGCTCGGCCAGGAAAGCGGCCGCTCTCGCGTAGGTCTGCAGCACGGGACTCAGGAGccggcagaggaagaggaggaaatcgGGCGAGCCGTGAGGCTGGCTGAGCTGAGAAGGGGTGGGGAAGCCGGACGTGAAACGAGTTTGTTGAGGCTCAGCCGGCCCTCGGAGACAAGGATGGCGCCAAGGGCCGCGGTCTCGGGCGCGTTTGCCCCTGCGGCAGGGGGGAGGCAGCCGGgtcgaggcggggggggggggaacggagggcagcagggcagagcTCGGGTACCTTGAAGCAGCGCTTGCCGGCGGCGTCCTCGTCATCGCTGTTGCTGTCCGCGAAATCCATCTCCGTCCAGGGCGGCTTCCTGAGGAAGGGCCGCCGGGCCACGTCGCAGAGCCGGCGCTCGCGCTCCGACTGCGGGGCGATGCCGCCGccggggacacacacacacacacgcgtgagCTGGCACCAGCCACCCTGGGGGGGATCCCGTCCCCTCCGTCCCCACCCAACGCGGCTCACTCCAACCCAAGGCGAGCAGGACGCTTGTCCCCCGTCCCCTTCCCGGCCGAGAGCGGAGGGTGAGGGCTGCCCCTTCCATGGGAATAGGGTGCTGGGGGCACCCACCTCTTCGGCCTCCAGCAGCCCGCACCGGATGAGCTTGTCCAAGACGTCCTGGCTGTAGCACTCgaggggctggcagggctgggagagagggaagggggtcAGCGAGGAGCCGGATtcgcccccccaccccaccccggagCCGCCTGCACGCGACGGCAGCGGCGGCACCCTGCCCCTACCTGGAGCCCCAGCAAGTTGGGAGGCAGGAGCCAGAGCAGAGCCAGGATCTTGCGGTGCAGCTCGTCCTGGCTCAGCACCACGCCGCAGGGCCCGGCGGGCACCCGCAGGAAGGGCAACATCTCCGCCAGCAAGGCGCGGATGGCGCAAGCTGCCGGCAAAGGCGCgtgagcggcggcgcggggacgccCGAGTCGCTGGCGCGGATGGCGTCCACGTCCCGCCGCTCACCTCCCACCGCCTCGCCGGCGAAAACGGGCAGGAGGGCCGCGCCGCGGAGGCTCAGctcccgccgggccgccgccgaggCCTCGGGGAGCACCAGGACGTCGCCGGGGGGCGAGAGGCGATACAGGGCGACGCGGGCGCCGAGCAGGGAGAGGCTGTGCAGCACCACGGCGCGGAGCTGCCCCGAGAAGCCCACGTCGCGGTGGCGCAGCAGGATCTCCTCCAGGAGCCACGAGAAGTCGGCCATGAGGCGGGAGAGGAAGACgccctggaggaagaggaggccgagCCGGTGCCCAGCTTGGGAATTTAAGCAAGGGGGGGGACTCGAAATCTTGGCAAAGGCGTCTCCCAGCCGCACGGAAGGAAGAGGAACGCGAAACCACCGTTCGTTCGGCCTCAGGGAGCGCCGGCGGCCCCCTCATCGTACCTCGCGGTGCTTG encodes:
- the LOC136994470 gene encoding oxaloacetate tautomerase FAHD2A, mitochondrial-like, which translates into the protein MQALACGARPAIRHPPRGCRAMRLVQFRRVPDAEPRLGLEEEEGSDVVDLSACEPGLPRTMRAFLEMGDTGLAAARRAQESGRHRVPRAEVTLLAPVTGPDKVICVGLNYKDHCREQGVKIPQEPVIFSKFPSAIAGPFDDIAHPAESGEVDWEVELAFVIGKKGKRIAEAAALDHVAGFTVANDVSARDWQMKRNGRQWLLGKTFDTFCPLGPALVTKDAVADFDNLGLRCSVNGEVVQSGNTSQLVFKVPQLVAWVSRFVTLLPGDVFLTGTPPGVGVFRKPPMFLKRGDVVQCDIEELGTIRNKVV
- the LOC106493807 gene encoding glycerol-3-phosphate acyltransferase 2, mitochondrial, with product PEPAYVDALQRFLAEDGGFACANRSLALSSLRTFKELGVLKEVTSPAGPLLHLGEPFRSGENRQKLEAFIRQFAEP